From Patescibacteria group bacterium, the proteins below share one genomic window:
- the rpsQ gene encoding 30S ribosomal protein S17: MPKRQLIGTVVSDKMQKTVVVKIERIKEHPKYKRRYKIHKKYKAHDEKGEYKVGDKVIIEECRPLSKEKKWMVIKKII, translated from the coding sequence TGCCTAAACGTCAATTAATAGGAACTGTAGTTTCTGATAAGATGCAAAAGACAGTGGTAGTAAAGATTGAAAGAATCAAAGAGCATCCAAAATATAAAAGAAGATACAAGATTCACAAAAAATATAAAGCCCATGATGAAAAAGGCGAATATAAGGTTGGGGATAAGGTCATAATTGAGGAATGTCGGCCATTAAGTAAAGAAAAGAAATGGATGGTAATAAAAAAAATCATCTAA